The Flavobacterium jumunjinense genome includes a region encoding these proteins:
- a CDS encoding SPFH domain-containing protein has translation MGLFDFIRNEFIEVIDWVDNSIDTVIWKFQDKGNNIKNGAQLTVRESQVALLMNEGEFGDVYESGRFSLTTNNMPITTTLKSWKYGFDSPFKVDVYFANTKQFTNLKWGTSGAVMLQDSQLGQIRLKSFGSFAIKINDIKKVITQFSGTNPYIKIATIEETLKKCIASKLAEGLARANISVFELASKFTEIGAIIKPILQLEMDVFGIELTYFYIESVSLPEEVEKMIDKKTELNILRGNLNEFNQMQSGIALEKMAENEGTIGAMGAGIILNNTLGQQAQNTNTTNKTELLDVLKQLGELKNNGVLTEEEFNTKKKEILSKL, from the coding sequence ATGGGACTATTTGATTTTATCAGAAATGAGTTTATAGAAGTAATCGACTGGGTTGATAACTCTATCGATACTGTTATTTGGAAATTCCAAGATAAAGGAAATAATATTAAAAATGGTGCACAACTTACGGTAAGGGAAAGTCAAGTGGCTCTATTAATGAACGAAGGTGAGTTTGGTGATGTATACGAATCGGGAAGATTTAGTTTAACTACTAATAATATGCCTATTACTACAACATTGAAATCTTGGAAATATGGTTTTGATAGTCCTTTTAAAGTAGATGTTTATTTTGCAAACACCAAACAGTTTACAAATCTTAAATGGGGTACATCTGGAGCTGTTATGCTTCAAGACAGTCAGCTAGGACAAATACGATTAAAATCTTTTGGAAGTTTTGCAATTAAAATTAACGATATTAAAAAAGTAATTACACAATTTTCGGGTACTAATCCATATATAAAAATTGCTACAATTGAAGAAACATTAAAAAAATGTATTGCAAGCAAATTAGCAGAAGGACTTGCAAGAGCAAATATTTCTGTTTTTGAATTAGCTTCAAAATTTACCGAAATAGGCGCCATTATTAAGCCTATTTTACAGCTTGAAATGGATGTTTTCGGCATTGAACTTACCTATTTTTACATCGAAAGTGTTTCACTTCCTGAAGAAGTAGAAAAAATGATTGATAAAAAAACTGAACTCAATATTTTAAGAGGTAATTTGAATGAATTTAACCAAATGCAAAGTGGTATAGCCTTAGAAAAAATGGCTGAAAATGAAGGAACAATTGGAGCAATGGGGGCAGGGATTATTTTAAATAATACGCTAGGACAACAGGCACAAAATACTAATACTACAAATAAAACAGAGCTTTTAGATGTATTGAAACAATTAGGTGAATTAAAAAATAATGGTGTACTAACCGAAGAAGAATTTAATACTAAAAAGAAAGAAATTTTAAGTAAGCTGTAA